A single window of Halobacillus naozhouensis DNA harbors:
- the pheS gene encoding phenylalanine--tRNA ligase subunit alpha yields the protein MKERLQELKQEALSKVEKSEEVQALKDIRVEYLGKKGPITEVLRGMGKLSKEERPVIGQLANDVREEIADAIESKQTRLEDEALEKQLEAESIDITLPGRPIQVGGPHLLTSLVEEIEDLFIGMGFEIKEGPEVETDYYNFEALNLPKGHPARDMQDSFYVTEELLLRTHTSPVQARTMGQKNGSEPVRMICPGKVYRRDTDDATHSHQFTQIEGLLVDKDVRMSDLKGVLDTFAKQMFGAEREIRLRPSFFPFTEPSVEMDISCKMCGGSGCSVCKGTGWIEILGAGMVHPNVLEMAGYDPDEYSGFAFGMGPERIAMLKYGVDDIRHFYTNDQRFLKQYHKA from the coding sequence ATGAAGGAACGTTTGCAGGAATTAAAGCAAGAAGCATTAAGCAAAGTTGAGAAATCCGAAGAAGTGCAAGCCCTTAAAGACATTCGTGTCGAATACTTGGGCAAGAAAGGTCCGATCACAGAAGTATTACGCGGGATGGGAAAACTCTCGAAAGAGGAACGACCGGTTATCGGTCAACTGGCAAATGATGTTCGGGAAGAGATAGCCGATGCAATCGAATCTAAACAAACCCGTCTTGAAGACGAGGCGCTTGAAAAACAATTAGAGGCTGAAAGTATTGATATTACATTGCCTGGCCGCCCGATACAGGTCGGAGGTCCTCACTTGTTAACTTCTCTTGTAGAGGAAATAGAAGACCTGTTTATCGGGATGGGATTTGAAATTAAAGAGGGGCCGGAAGTGGAAACGGATTATTACAATTTTGAAGCGCTGAACCTGCCTAAAGGTCACCCTGCTCGTGATATGCAGGATTCCTTTTACGTTACGGAGGAACTTTTACTACGTACCCATACATCACCTGTCCAGGCGAGAACAATGGGGCAGAAAAATGGTTCTGAACCTGTACGTATGATTTGCCCGGGAAAAGTCTATCGCCGTGATACAGATGACGCCACCCACTCCCATCAGTTTACTCAAATTGAAGGGCTGCTCGTCGATAAAGATGTGCGGATGAGCGATTTAAAAGGAGTTCTTGATACATTTGCTAAGCAAATGTTCGGAGCTGAGCGGGAAATCAGGCTGCGTCCAAGCTTCTTCCCTTTTACAGAACCGTCTGTGGAGATGGATATCTCCTGTAAAATGTGCGGTGGAAGCGGATGCTCCGTTTGTAAAGGAACGGGATGGATTGAAATCCTGGGGGCTGGCATGGTTCACCCTAATGTACTCGAAATGGCAGGGTACGATCCAGATGAGTATTCCGGCTTTGCTTTTGGAATGGGCCCAGAACGAATTGCCATGTTGAAATATGGTGTGGATGACATTCGTCATTTCTATACAAACGATCAACGATTTTTAAAACAATACCATAAAGCATAA
- a CDS encoding TrmH family RNA methyltransferase, with the protein MLTSVNNSKVKEWKKLHKRKYRERTGTFLVEGHHLIEEAQKSDWKVVEVIRREGESFVPDTDVQLTDVSEQVFQTISQTQTPQGIAAIVERKIVPFQPQTLTLLIDAVQDPGNLGTLIRTADAAGFDHVVVGEGCVDPFNEKTIRSTQGSLFHIPIFQGELEDVIRDLQAANVMVWASALQDAEPYKKLPQPEKAALIVGNEGQGIRNELLAYASERVYIPIYGQAESLNVAIAAAILMYHLKG; encoded by the coding sequence ATGCTAACATCTGTCAATAACTCGAAAGTGAAAGAATGGAAAAAGTTACATAAACGAAAATATAGAGAAAGAACGGGAACCTTTTTAGTGGAAGGGCACCATTTAATAGAAGAAGCACAAAAAAGTGACTGGAAAGTAGTGGAAGTGATCAGAAGAGAAGGAGAATCTTTTGTTCCTGACACGGACGTACAGCTTACTGATGTAAGTGAGCAAGTGTTTCAGACCATTTCTCAAACACAAACGCCTCAAGGGATCGCAGCGATTGTTGAGCGAAAGATTGTGCCTTTCCAACCGCAAACGTTGACCTTGTTAATTGATGCTGTGCAAGACCCGGGGAACCTTGGCACGTTAATTCGCACGGCTGATGCCGCTGGTTTTGACCATGTAGTGGTTGGAGAAGGCTGTGTGGATCCTTTTAATGAAAAGACGATTCGCTCAACCCAGGGGTCATTGTTTCATATTCCAATTTTTCAAGGGGAATTAGAAGACGTTATACGGGATCTGCAAGCTGCTAATGTTATGGTTTGGGCCTCAGCTCTTCAGGATGCTGAACCTTATAAAAAGTTACCACAACCTGAGAAAGCAGCTTTGATTGTCGGTAATGAGGGACAGGGCATTCGCAATGAATTGCTAGCTTATGCAAGCGAGAGAGTCTATATCCCGATTTATGGACAGGCTGAATCATTAAACGTGGCGATTGCTGCGGCCATATTAATGTATCATTTAAAAGGATAG
- the sspI gene encoding small acid-soluble spore protein SspI, which produces MDLNLRKAILSNVSGHNTDQLEATIVDAVENGEEKMLPGLGVLFEMIWKEANEQDKHEMLETLEHSLQKQS; this is translated from the coding sequence ATGGACTTAAACTTAAGAAAAGCAATCCTGTCTAACGTTTCAGGACACAATACGGATCAGCTGGAAGCTACTATTGTTGACGCCGTCGAAAATGGTGAAGAGAAGATGCTTCCTGGGCTTGGGGTTTTATTTGAAATGATCTGGAAAGAAGCGAACGAACAGGATAAACATGAAATGCTTGAAACTCTTGAACACAGTCTGCAGAAGCAATCATAA
- a CDS encoding M42 family metallopeptidase gives MAKKDETLMMLKDLTDANGIPGHEREARDVMTKYITPYADEVYTDNLGSLVAKKVGNKKGPKVMVAGHLDEVGFMVTRIDDKGYIYFQPVGGWWSQVMLAQRVTIMTREGNLTGIIGSKPPHILPADQRKKAVEIKDMFIDIGASSKEEAKEFGVVPGDSIVPYFEFTQMKNEKMLLAKAWDNRIGCAIAIEVLKRLKSEKHPNIVYGVGTVQEEVGLRGARTSAHLINPDIAFGVDVGIAGDTPGVSERDAQSKMGDGPQIILYDASMVSHKGLRDFVVDTADENAIPYQFDSLAGGGTDSGAIHLTHDGVPALSITIATRYIHSHAAMLHRDDFENAVHLIVEVIKRLDDKKVKEITFD, from the coding sequence ATGGCTAAAAAAGATGAAACACTAATGATGCTCAAAGATTTAACAGATGCGAATGGAATTCCGGGGCACGAACGCGAAGCTAGGGATGTCATGACTAAGTATATCACCCCTTATGCGGATGAGGTGTATACAGATAATCTCGGAAGCCTGGTAGCTAAGAAGGTAGGAAATAAAAAAGGTCCGAAAGTCATGGTCGCAGGTCACCTGGATGAAGTAGGCTTCATGGTGACACGTATCGATGACAAAGGCTATATCTACTTTCAGCCTGTTGGCGGATGGTGGAGTCAGGTAATGCTTGCCCAGCGCGTAACTATCATGACTCGTGAAGGCAATCTAACTGGAATTATCGGTTCTAAGCCTCCTCATATTCTACCTGCCGACCAGCGTAAAAAGGCTGTCGAAATTAAAGACATGTTCATAGATATTGGTGCTTCAAGTAAAGAAGAAGCAAAAGAGTTTGGTGTAGTACCAGGAGATTCTATCGTTCCCTATTTTGAATTCACTCAAATGAAAAATGAGAAAATGCTGCTTGCCAAAGCTTGGGACAACCGGATCGGCTGTGCTATTGCAATTGAAGTACTCAAACGCCTGAAGTCTGAGAAACACCCGAACATTGTTTATGGTGTTGGTACGGTACAAGAAGAAGTTGGCTTACGAGGTGCTCGTACTTCCGCTCATTTAATTAATCCGGATATCGCTTTTGGCGTAGATGTAGGTATTGCAGGAGATACTCCGGGAGTTTCTGAGCGTGATGCTCAAAGTAAAATGGGAGATGGGCCGCAAATAATTTTATATGATGCTTCCATGGTTTCTCATAAAGGACTGAGAGATTTTGTGGTCGATACAGCAGATGAAAATGCTATCCCTTATCAGTTTGATTCCTTGGCTGGAGGCGGTACAGATTCAGGTGCTATTCATTTAACCCATGATGGGGTGCCAGCCTTATCCATAACCATTGCAACACGGTATATTCATTCCCATGCAGCGATGCTTCATCGGGACGATTTTGAGAATGCTGTTCATCTAATTGTAGAAGTTATTAAACGACTCGATGATAAAAAAGTAAAAGAAATTACATTTGACTAA
- a CDS encoding dUTP diphosphatase produces the protein MNWESFYHMQQKLDAHIIHTHDLQEMNVVDNKILALLVEIGELANETRCFKFWSKKPASPKEVVLEEYVDGLHFILSLGLDLGFRYQTSALNEKMNQTEAFLAIFTAIESFKREKNETSYFELFAAFLSLGKTLGFQAGELQKAYIQKNEVNFERQDQGY, from the coding sequence ATGAATTGGGAATCTTTTTATCACATGCAGCAGAAGCTAGATGCTCACATTATACATACGCATGATCTGCAAGAGATGAATGTTGTAGATAATAAAATACTGGCACTATTAGTTGAGATCGGGGAGTTAGCGAACGAAACCCGGTGTTTTAAATTTTGGAGTAAGAAGCCAGCAAGCCCTAAAGAAGTTGTGCTGGAGGAGTACGTGGATGGGTTACATTTCATCCTTTCTCTGGGGCTGGATCTCGGCTTTCGGTATCAAACTTCAGCGCTTAACGAGAAGATGAATCAAACAGAAGCTTTTCTTGCTATATTCACAGCTATCGAGAGTTTTAAACGGGAAAAAAACGAGACAAGCTATTTTGAATTGTTTGCAGCCTTTTTATCACTAGGAAAAACGCTTGGCTTCCAGGCCGGGGAGTTACAGAAGGCATATATTCAAAAAAATGAAGTGAACTTTGAGCGGCAGGATCAGGGATATTAG
- a CDS encoding sigma-w pathway protein ysdB, whose amino-acid sequence MIIILFRILLIIAILFIIYTVYKFIVNPRRRLDHAHQKHEFYFHDTPENTKQNFFITYKGLMFEGEKYLGTTEEAFEVVTINIFTHYPEKLQGLERNDLYFLEEQVLIRYPYARIEWKYPINRLNIRPINDDQ is encoded by the coding sequence ATGATAATTATACTCTTTCGAATCTTATTAATTATAGCGATATTGTTCATCATTTACACAGTTTACAAATTCATAGTAAACCCCAGAAGAAGGCTTGATCATGCCCATCAAAAGCACGAGTTTTACTTTCACGATACCCCTGAAAATACGAAACAGAATTTCTTCATTACCTATAAAGGATTAATGTTTGAAGGAGAAAAATATCTTGGGACTACTGAGGAAGCGTTTGAAGTTGTCACTATTAATATTTTCACCCATTATCCTGAAAAGTTACAAGGATTAGAGAGAAATGACTTATACTTTCTTGAAGAGCAAGTTTTAATAAGGTACCCTTATGCCAGAATCGAATGGAAATATCCGATCAATCGGTTAAATATACGCCCGATCAATGATGATCAGTAA
- a CDS encoding TVP38/TMEM64 family protein, which yields MAETSTAVLAWVEHQGAWAPLLFIAIHLLRPFLFLPVMLVCVTGGMLFGPVAGTAYSVIGTLLSSLIFYRMIRLVPFGLKKMQAMYQKWNKRKSHLTVRQVAILRLIPFIHFHLLSYCLIEMSKDFKDYTKSSLLANFPLAVVYTSVGQWITLLSIPMLLLFSGLLAFACYLLRKKYEVLIWQDFFQTS from the coding sequence ATGGCCGAAACATCGACTGCCGTTCTGGCATGGGTAGAACATCAAGGAGCGTGGGCACCACTATTATTTATTGCGATCCATTTGTTACGTCCTTTTTTATTTTTACCGGTAATGCTCGTTTGTGTCACAGGTGGTATGCTATTCGGACCAGTTGCTGGAACTGCCTATTCAGTCATTGGAACCTTGCTCTCCAGTCTTATATTTTATCGAATGATTCGTCTTGTTCCCTTTGGTCTAAAGAAAATGCAGGCTATGTATCAGAAGTGGAATAAACGGAAATCTCATTTAACGGTAAGACAGGTGGCAATTCTTCGCTTAATTCCATTCATCCATTTTCATTTATTGTCTTATTGTCTAATTGAAATGAGTAAAGATTTTAAGGATTACACTAAATCTTCCTTGCTGGCAAACTTTCCATTGGCTGTGGTATACACTTCAGTAGGGCAATGGATTACCCTCTTATCCATCCCTATGCTGTTATTATTCTCTGGATTGCTTGCTTTCGCGTGTTACTTGCTAAGGAAGAAATATGAAGTGTTGATTTGGCAGGATTTCTTTCAAACCAGTTAA
- a CDS encoding DUF1294 domain-containing protein → MDGGVMMAVSYWILFVFILSSTALFILMGYDKRKAKKGQWRVTEKRLWLFALMGGACGGVAGMRVFRHKLNYSRFRIGWSILAVIQLVGLLMLMWFYFP, encoded by the coding sequence ATGGACGGGGGAGTAATGATGGCCGTATCTTATTGGATCCTGTTTGTTTTTATTCTATCCAGCACTGCGCTGTTTATTTTAATGGGGTATGACAAAAGGAAAGCTAAAAAAGGGCAATGGCGAGTGACAGAGAAACGATTGTGGTTATTCGCTTTAATGGGGGGAGCGTGCGGCGGAGTTGCCGGAATGAGAGTCTTTCGACACAAGTTAAATTATTCCCGTTTCCGTATTGGATGGTCCATATTAGCAGTGATTCAGCTAGTTGGTTTGTTGATGCTCATGTGGTTCTATTTTCCATAA
- the rplT gene encoding 50S ribosomal protein L20 has protein sequence MPRVKGGTVTRKRRNRVLKLAKGYYGSKHALFKTAKQQVMKSGQYAYRDRRQKKRDFRKLWIARINAAARMNDISYSRLMHGLKLAGVEVNRKMLAELAINDEKGFSSLAEQAKSALK, from the coding sequence ATGCCACGAGTTAAAGGTGGAACAGTGACACGTAAACGTCGTAATCGTGTCCTTAAATTAGCTAAAGGTTATTATGGTTCAAAACACGCACTATTTAAAACTGCTAAACAGCAAGTAATGAAGTCAGGTCAGTATGCATACCGCGACCGCCGTCAGAAAAAACGTGACTTCCGTAAACTTTGGATTGCACGTATTAATGCAGCAGCTCGTATGAATGACATTTCTTACAGCCGCTTAATGCATGGACTTAAGCTTGCCGGTGTAGAAGTAAACCGTAAAATGCTTGCTGAGCTTGCCATCAATGATGAAAAAGGGTTCTCAAGCCTGGCAGAGCAAGCCAAATCAGCTCTTAAATAA
- the rpmI gene encoding 50S ribosomal protein L35, which produces MPKMKTHKGSQKRFKKTGSGKVKRSHAFTSHLFANKSTKQKRKLRKATLVSNGDFRRIKHMLPKK; this is translated from the coding sequence ATGCCTAAGATGAAAACCCATAAAGGTTCTCAGAAACGTTTCAAAAAAACTGGTAGTGGAAAGGTGAAACGCTCCCATGCGTTTACAAGCCACTTATTCGCAAATAAATCTACGAAGCAAAAACGCAAATTGCGTAAAGCGACATTAGTTTCAAACGGAGACTTCCGTCGTATTAAACACATGCTTCCGAAAAAATAA
- the infC gene encoding translation initiation factor IF-3 — protein sequence MNVNEKIRAREVRLIDVNGEQLGVKSRNEALDIATNANLDLVMVAPNAKPPVCRIMDYGKYRYEQQKKEKEARKNQTIIKLKEVRLSPGIEEHDFNTKLRNARKFLIKGDKVKASVRFRGRAITHKELGQKVLERLAEECKDVATIETKPKMEGRNMFMMLAPLAEK from the coding sequence ATGAATGTTAATGAGAAAATTCGCGCACGTGAAGTAAGACTCATTGATGTAAACGGTGAGCAGCTCGGAGTTAAATCTCGTAATGAAGCACTTGACATTGCGACAAATGCCAACCTTGACCTTGTCATGGTAGCTCCAAATGCGAAACCACCGGTCTGCCGGATCATGGATTACGGTAAGTACCGTTATGAGCAGCAGAAGAAAGAGAAAGAAGCTCGTAAGAATCAAACGATTATCAAGCTTAAAGAAGTTCGATTAAGCCCGGGAATTGAAGAGCATGACTTCAATACGAAGCTTCGTAATGCTCGTAAATTCTTAATAAAAGGTGACAAAGTGAAAGCATCTGTCCGTTTCCGTGGTCGTGCAATCACTCATAAAGAACTTGGACAAAAAGTTCTTGAACGTCTGGCTGAAGAATGTAAGGACGTTGCTACTATTGAGACCAAACCAAAAATGGAAGGTCGCAATATGTTTATGATGCTTGCTCCTCTAGCAGAGAAGTAA
- the thrS gene encoding threonine--tRNA ligase codes for MAEAIHITFPDGNKKEFPIGTTGEEIAQSISPGLKKQSLAIKLDGEDYDLRRPIEQDGAVEILTYKNPEGIDILRHSTAHLMAQAIKRLYGEVKLGVGPVIESGFYYDIDLDVSLTPEDLPKIEKEMQRIVDENLEIQRIELTREEAIEKYKELGDDLKLELIQDIPEGETLTIYKQGEFFDLCRGVHVPQTSKIKIFKLLNISGAYWRGDSDNKMLQRIYGTAFEKKAQLEEYLHLLEEAKERDHRKLGKELGLFTVNQKVGQGLPLWLPKGATIRRNIERYIVDTEERLGYDHVYTPVLGSVDLYKTSGHWDHYQDDMFPTLEMDNEDLVLRPMNCPHHMMVYKNEFYSYRNLPVRIAELGTMHRHEMSGALAGLQRVRAMTLNDAHIFARPDQLKDEFKRVVRLVQEVYRDFGINDYRFRLSYRDPEDKEKYVDNDEMWNRAQAMLKETMEDMELEYVEAEGEAAFYGPKLDVQVKTALGKEETLSTVQLDFHLPERFDLTYVGEDGKDHRPVVIHRGVVSTMERFVAFLIEEYKGAFPTWLAPVQAKIIPVSAEAHLDYAKKLEDELREAGVRVEVDERNEKIGYKIREAQTQKIPFQLVVGDKEIEDHAVNVRRYGEQKSETKTVATFKDEIRNEIDLKLLNK; via the coding sequence ATGGCAGAAGCAATTCATATTACGTTTCCAGATGGTAATAAGAAGGAATTTCCTATAGGAACTACTGGAGAAGAGATTGCCCAGTCGATTTCGCCAGGGCTTAAGAAACAATCATTAGCAATTAAATTAGATGGAGAAGATTATGATTTAAGGCGTCCCATTGAACAGGACGGTGCAGTGGAAATTTTAACTTATAAAAATCCAGAAGGAATCGATATTCTGCGTCACTCTACAGCCCATTTAATGGCACAAGCTATTAAACGTCTGTATGGTGAGGTCAAGCTTGGTGTCGGTCCTGTGATTGAAAGTGGTTTTTACTACGATATTGACCTCGATGTTTCTTTAACACCTGAGGATTTGCCGAAAATTGAGAAGGAAATGCAGCGTATCGTTGATGAGAATCTTGAAATCCAGCGAATTGAACTTACTCGTGAAGAGGCAATTGAAAAGTATAAAGAGCTTGGTGATGATTTAAAACTCGAGCTTATTCAAGATATCCCAGAAGGGGAGACCCTTACCATTTATAAACAAGGTGAATTTTTCGACCTTTGCCGTGGAGTTCATGTTCCTCAAACGAGTAAAATTAAAATATTTAAGTTACTGAACATCTCTGGTGCCTATTGGCGTGGGGACAGTGATAACAAGATGCTGCAGCGAATTTATGGGACAGCATTTGAGAAAAAAGCACAACTTGAAGAATATCTTCATCTTTTAGAGGAAGCAAAAGAGCGCGATCATCGTAAACTAGGTAAGGAGCTGGGGCTGTTTACAGTCAATCAAAAAGTAGGGCAAGGCTTGCCGCTCTGGTTACCGAAAGGGGCGACAATTCGTCGTAACATTGAGCGTTATATAGTTGATACAGAAGAACGTTTAGGTTATGACCATGTGTACACACCTGTGCTAGGGAGTGTAGACCTTTATAAAACAAGTGGGCACTGGGATCACTATCAAGATGACATGTTCCCAACATTGGAAATGGACAATGAAGACTTAGTTCTGCGCCCAATGAACTGTCCGCACCATATGATGGTGTATAAAAATGAGTTTTACAGTTATCGTAACCTTCCCGTCCGGATTGCTGAACTGGGAACAATGCACCGTCATGAAATGTCTGGAGCTCTTGCTGGCTTGCAGCGTGTTCGAGCGATGACCTTGAATGATGCTCATATCTTTGCTCGCCCAGATCAGTTGAAGGATGAGTTTAAACGTGTCGTTCGCCTCGTACAAGAGGTTTACCGTGATTTCGGAATTAACGATTACCGGTTCCGTCTGTCTTATCGTGATCCGGAAGATAAAGAGAAGTATGTAGATAATGATGAAATGTGGAATAGAGCTCAGGCAATGTTAAAGGAAACGATGGAAGATATGGAACTTGAATATGTGGAAGCTGAAGGAGAGGCCGCTTTTTATGGTCCGAAACTTGATGTTCAAGTGAAAACAGCACTTGGAAAAGAAGAAACACTGTCCACTGTTCAGCTGGACTTTCATCTCCCTGAACGATTTGACCTGACGTACGTTGGCGAGGATGGCAAGGATCACCGTCCGGTTGTTATTCACCGCGGAGTTGTTTCTACCATGGAGCGATTCGTTGCTTTCTTAATTGAAGAGTATAAAGGGGCTTTTCCGACATGGCTCGCGCCCGTTCAGGCCAAAATTATACCAGTTTCGGCTGAGGCCCACCTTGACTATGCGAAAAAGCTTGAAGATGAACTAAGAGAGGCAGGCGTCAGGGTTGAAGTGGATGAGCGTAATGAAAAAATAGGATATAAGATTCGCGAAGCTCAAACTCAAAAAATCCCATTCCAGCTCGTCGTGGGGGATAAAGAGATCGAAGACCATGCCGTAAATGTCCGTCGTTATGGTGAACAGAAGTCAGAAACGAAGACCGTGGCGACTTTTAAAGATGAAATCCGTAATGAAATTGATTTAAAACTTTTAAATAAATAG
- the ytxC gene encoding sporulation protein YtxC, with amino-acid sequence MVCIQFSSRKVAFYFHQVITELQIDHSCPWMVKDISHNKLLIETELSLREVFNDFVQSVTRVIKDQKLAPWTEGVLKHVFHYKEKQEIKRIIELSSEFRLEPPAGIVIPDLEQAIETCVNDKLSGRFYVDFDWLSAVCLEKIYEDLVDFTGKILDEYKLEEAHQLMVDSWRRGVNNRDTGVHVLHVFHDEELHYFHDEGNKVSRDELVLYLNQYPAPFLTNLPINFGITPALIFAPDELIIYSDHLGDSKLDLLTNLFEEKASCKPLSEFPFDWA; translated from the coding sequence TTGGTATGTATACAGTTTTCCAGTCGAAAAGTTGCTTTTTATTTCCATCAGGTGATAACAGAACTTCAAATAGATCACTCCTGCCCCTGGATGGTTAAAGATATCTCACATAACAAGTTATTAATAGAAACTGAGTTGTCGTTGAGAGAAGTTTTTAATGATTTTGTACAAAGTGTGACAAGAGTCATTAAGGATCAAAAGCTGGCACCATGGACAGAGGGTGTACTCAAGCATGTATTTCACTATAAAGAAAAGCAGGAGATTAAACGGATTATAGAATTGAGCAGTGAGTTCAGACTGGAACCTCCGGCAGGAATTGTAATCCCTGATTTAGAACAAGCTATCGAGACATGTGTAAATGACAAGTTATCAGGTCGTTTTTATGTCGATTTTGACTGGTTAAGTGCTGTTTGTCTGGAAAAGATCTATGAGGATTTAGTGGATTTTACAGGGAAAATATTAGATGAATATAAGCTGGAAGAGGCGCATCAGCTTATGGTTGATTCATGGAGGCGCGGTGTCAATAATAGGGACACGGGGGTGCATGTATTACATGTATTTCATGACGAGGAGCTTCATTATTTCCATGATGAGGGAAATAAAGTTAGTCGGGACGAACTCGTTCTTTATTTGAATCAATATCCAGCTCCTTTTCTAACCAATTTACCTATTAATTTTGGAATTACCCCAGCCCTTATTTTTGCGCCGGACGAGCTAATTATTTATTCTGATCACTTGGGAGATTCGAAGCTTGATTTGCTAACAAATTTGTTTGAAGAAAAAGCGTCTTGTAAGCCCCTTTCGGAATTTCCTTTCGATTGGGCTTGA
- the dnaI gene encoding primosomal protein DnaI, with protein MEPIQKSLQKWMSNHKQFQQRLGHMKREVLNSSEIKQLVRDHPSLTEDVLEKQLIKLYEYQSQSKDCEKCPSREACINILPGHVPQLEVTGSEIKLVYNKCRSERQQEQQRNQRSLISSLHIPREILEANLDRIDFNDDDRGQAIQRTVQYLEKIDEQLPSRGLYFHGPFGVGKTFFLGVIANELMKKNIASMIIYMPEFVREIKASIKDDSMNDKIEAFKKTPVLMLDDIGAESQSAWFRDEVLGSILQYRMMERLPVFFTSNYSLNELEKVLMTSNRGDIDQVKAQRITERVKQLSDSVPVEGQNRRGQ; from the coding sequence GTGGAGCCCATTCAAAAATCTTTGCAAAAGTGGATGAGTAATCATAAACAATTTCAACAACGTCTAGGTCACATGAAGCGTGAAGTTCTGAATTCATCAGAGATAAAACAGCTGGTCAGGGACCATCCTTCTCTAACGGAAGATGTCCTGGAAAAACAGCTGATCAAACTTTATGAGTATCAATCGCAATCAAAGGATTGTGAAAAGTGTCCTTCTCGCGAAGCTTGTATCAATATTTTACCTGGTCACGTTCCTCAGTTAGAGGTGACAGGTTCAGAAATTAAATTGGTTTATAATAAGTGCCGCAGTGAACGTCAACAAGAGCAGCAGCGGAATCAGCGCTCTTTAATAAGCAGCCTTCATATCCCAAGGGAAATTTTGGAGGCTAACCTTGATCGAATAGACTTTAATGATGATGATCGTGGTCAGGCTATCCAGAGAACCGTACAATATCTCGAAAAAATAGATGAGCAGCTTCCGAGCAGAGGATTGTATTTTCACGGTCCTTTTGGAGTGGGTAAGACATTTTTCCTCGGAGTGATTGCTAATGAATTAATGAAAAAAAATATTGCTTCGATGATTATTTATATGCCTGAATTTGTTCGGGAGATCAAAGCCTCTATAAAAGACGATTCCATGAATGACAAGATTGAGGCCTTTAAAAAAACACCTGTGCTCATGCTGGATGATATAGGAGCAGAATCTCAATCCGCGTGGTTTCGTGACGAAGTCTTGGGATCTATATTACAATACCGAATGATGGAGCGGCTTCCGGTCTTTTTCACTTCTAACTATTCTCTAAATGAATTAGAAAAAGTATTAATGACGAGCAATCGTGGAGATATTGATCAAGTTAAAGCACAGCGAATTACGGAACGTGTGAAGCAATTAAGTGATAGTGTACCTGTGGAGGGACAGAATCGACGAGGTCAATAG